A region from the Biomphalaria glabrata chromosome 14, xgBioGlab47.1, whole genome shotgun sequence genome encodes:
- the LOC106058927 gene encoding chitinase-like protein 4 isoform X2 translates to MAILVLGGIKDMCVNYMCMYRLYDDKGRLNTDPISGLHCKSVHLCFFEYQQSDNSVRLPFGLAFNITSFQRFRVDLKLVPKMKLVASVQIPFLKFQSIASRYGSHRTFIKTLLDFARNNNFDGLSLKFLNLYDTVDVDRVSLASLLTNFRKWIATDATNRSLPRLTLSHILTAQQNMLKESASINFFHRFMDYTILAAMDMALSVDYPTHNAPLTGSTNNVVSSLRHWLSNNDTRRKLFLGIPLYGILYNLTDSQLNSDVGATIISARKVCYFRQNTNVTFSFDTKEQVPFMNHSQFWLGYENRLSLELKVSLMIQSKLAGVAVFYVNDDDVSGYFCKEGVFPFMRYVYMACLNMNYYATG, encoded by the exons ATGGCAATATTGGTTCTGGGCGGTATTAAAG ACATGTGTGTCAACTACATGTGTATGTACCGTCTGTATGATGACAAAGGTCGTCTCAACACTGACCCCATTAGTGGACTGCACTGCAAGAGCGTACACCTTTGTTTCTTTGAGTACCAGCAAAGCGACAACTCCGTCAGGCTGCCTTTTGGTCTAGCTTTCAACATCAC ATCATTTCAACGTTTTCGAGTTGACCTGAAACTTGTCCCGAAAATGAAACTAGTGGCTTCGGTGCAAATaccttttttaaagtttcagtCTATTGCAAGCCGCTACGGATCTCATCG GACTTTCATTAAAACTCTCTTAGATTTCGCTCGAAACAACAACTTCGATGGCCTGTCACTGAAATTTCTGAACTTGTATGATACCGTAGACGTTGACCGTGTTTCGCTGGCATCACTTCTTACG AACTTTAGAAAATGGATTGCGACAGATGCCACGAACAGGTCACTACCTAGATTGACGCTGTCACACATTTTAACTGCCCAACAGAACATGCTCAAAGAGTCCGCATCGATTAATTTCTTTCACAG ATTTATGGACTACACAATACTGGCCGCCATGGACATGGCGCTCTCTGTTGATTATCCTACACATAATGCCCCACTAACGGGATCAACAAATAATGTG GTTAGTTCTCTACGTCACTGGCTCTCTAATAACGACACACGTAGAAAACTGTTCCTTGGGATCCCCTTGTACGGAATTCTTTATAACTTGACGGATTCTCAATTAAACAGTGATGTGGGCGCTACTATTATAAGTGCTAGAAAG GTGTGCTACTTCCGGCAGAATACAAACGTGACCTTTTCTTTTGACACTAAGGAGCAGGTTCCTTTTATGAACCACTCTCAGTTCTGGCTTGGTTATGAGAATCGTCTTAGTCTCGAGCTAAAG GTTTCTCTGATGATTCAATCTAAACTGGCTGGAGTGGCTGTATTCTATGTCAACGACGACGATGTCAGTGGCTATTTCTGCAAGGAAGGAGTGTTTCCCTTCATGCGTTACGTATACATGGCCTGCCTCAATATGAATTATTATGCGACAGGCTAA
- the LOC106058927 gene encoding chitinase-like protein 4 isoform X1: MCICALTKTSFQTNVNMNFYFLAQITVQLVATLVLGGIKDMCVNYMCMYRLYDDKGRLNTDPISGLHCKSVHLCFFEYQQSDNSVRLPFGLAFNITSFQRFRVDLKLVPKMKLVASVQIPFLKFQSIASRYGSHRTFIKTLLDFARNNNFDGLSLKFLNLYDTVDVDRVSLASLLTNFRKWIATDATNRSLPRLTLSHILTAQQNMLKESASINFFHRFMDYTILAAMDMALSVDYPTHNAPLTGSTNNVVSSLRHWLSNNDTRRKLFLGIPLYGILYNLTDSQLNSDVGATIISARKVCYFRQNTNVTFSFDTKEQVPFMNHSQFWLGYENRLSLELKVSLMIQSKLAGVAVFYVNDDDVSGYFCKEGVFPFMRYVYMACLNMNYYATG, encoded by the exons ATGTGTATATGTGCTCTAACCAAGACTTCGTTTCAAACAAATGTCAATATGAATTTCTATTTCTTAGCTCAGATCACCGTTCAATTGGTGGCAACATTGGTTCTGGGCGGTATTAAAG ACATGTGTGTCAACTACATGTGTATGTACCGTCTGTATGATGACAAAGGTCGTCTCAACACTGACCCCATTAGTGGACTGCACTGCAAGAGCGTACACCTTTGTTTCTTTGAGTACCAGCAAAGCGACAACTCCGTCAGGCTGCCTTTTGGTCTAGCTTTCAACATCAC ATCATTTCAACGTTTTCGAGTTGACCTGAAACTTGTCCCGAAAATGAAACTAGTGGCTTCGGTGCAAATaccttttttaaagtttcagtCTATTGCAAGCCGCTACGGATCTCATCG GACTTTCATTAAAACTCTCTTAGATTTCGCTCGAAACAACAACTTCGATGGCCTGTCACTGAAATTTCTGAACTTGTATGATACCGTAGACGTTGACCGTGTTTCGCTGGCATCACTTCTTACG AACTTTAGAAAATGGATTGCGACAGATGCCACGAACAGGTCACTACCTAGATTGACGCTGTCACACATTTTAACTGCCCAACAGAACATGCTCAAAGAGTCCGCATCGATTAATTTCTTTCACAG ATTTATGGACTACACAATACTGGCCGCCATGGACATGGCGCTCTCTGTTGATTATCCTACACATAATGCCCCACTAACGGGATCAACAAATAATGTG GTTAGTTCTCTACGTCACTGGCTCTCTAATAACGACACACGTAGAAAACTGTTCCTTGGGATCCCCTTGTACGGAATTCTTTATAACTTGACGGATTCTCAATTAAACAGTGATGTGGGCGCTACTATTATAAGTGCTAGAAAG GTGTGCTACTTCCGGCAGAATACAAACGTGACCTTTTCTTTTGACACTAAGGAGCAGGTTCCTTTTATGAACCACTCTCAGTTCTGGCTTGGTTATGAGAATCGTCTTAGTCTCGAGCTAAAG GTTTCTCTGATGATTCAATCTAAACTGGCTGGAGTGGCTGTATTCTATGTCAACGACGACGATGTCAGTGGCTATTTCTGCAAGGAAGGAGTGTTTCCCTTCATGCGTTACGTATACATGGCCTGCCTCAATATGAATTATTATGCGACAGGCTAA
- the LOC106058927 gene encoding chitinase-like protein 4 isoform X3, whose translation MATLVLGGIKDMCVNYMCMYRLYDDKGRLNTDPISGLHCKSVHLCFFEYQQSDNSVRLPFGLAFNITSFQRFRVDLKLVPKMKLVASVQIPFLKFQSIASRYGSHRTFIKTLLDFARNNNFDGLSLKFLNLYDTVDVDRVSLASLLTNFRKWIATDATNRSLPRLTLSHILTAQQNMLKESASINFFHRFMDYTILAAMDMALSVDYPTHNAPLTGSTNNVVSSLRHWLSNNDTRRKLFLGIPLYGILYNLTDSQLNSDVGATIISARKVCYFRQNTNVTFSFDTKEQVPFMNHSQFWLGYENRLSLELKVSLMIQSKLAGVAVFYVNDDDVSGYFCKEGVFPFMRYVYMACLNMNYYATG comes from the exons ATGGCAACATTGGTTCTGGGCGGTATTAAAG ACATGTGTGTCAACTACATGTGTATGTACCGTCTGTATGATGACAAAGGTCGTCTCAACACTGACCCCATTAGTGGACTGCACTGCAAGAGCGTACACCTTTGTTTCTTTGAGTACCAGCAAAGCGACAACTCCGTCAGGCTGCCTTTTGGTCTAGCTTTCAACATCAC ATCATTTCAACGTTTTCGAGTTGACCTGAAACTTGTCCCGAAAATGAAACTAGTGGCTTCGGTGCAAATaccttttttaaagtttcagtCTATTGCAAGCCGCTACGGATCTCATCG GACTTTCATTAAAACTCTCTTAGATTTCGCTCGAAACAACAACTTCGATGGCCTGTCACTGAAATTTCTGAACTTGTATGATACCGTAGACGTTGACCGTGTTTCGCTGGCATCACTTCTTACG AACTTTAGAAAATGGATTGCGACAGATGCCACGAACAGGTCACTACCTAGATTGACGCTGTCACACATTTTAACTGCCCAACAGAACATGCTCAAAGAGTCCGCATCGATTAATTTCTTTCACAG ATTTATGGACTACACAATACTGGCCGCCATGGACATGGCGCTCTCTGTTGATTATCCTACACATAATGCCCCACTAACGGGATCAACAAATAATGTG GTTAGTTCTCTACGTCACTGGCTCTCTAATAACGACACACGTAGAAAACTGTTCCTTGGGATCCCCTTGTACGGAATTCTTTATAACTTGACGGATTCTCAATTAAACAGTGATGTGGGCGCTACTATTATAAGTGCTAGAAAG GTGTGCTACTTCCGGCAGAATACAAACGTGACCTTTTCTTTTGACACTAAGGAGCAGGTTCCTTTTATGAACCACTCTCAGTTCTGGCTTGGTTATGAGAATCGTCTTAGTCTCGAGCTAAAG GTTTCTCTGATGATTCAATCTAAACTGGCTGGAGTGGCTGTATTCTATGTCAACGACGACGATGTCAGTGGCTATTTCTGCAAGGAAGGAGTGTTTCCCTTCATGCGTTACGTATACATGGCCTGCCTCAATATGAATTATTATGCGACAGGCTAA